CCCTGCTGGTCGTTCATCACCAACGCCGACGACTTGCTGAGCGTGGTGCCCATGTACACGCGCGGCATCAGGCCCAGCTTGCCCTCGCGCACGGCTTGCTTTTTTTCTTCGGGCGTGGCGTTTTTGTAGCGCTCCTCCAGCACGGGCATGCTCTCGGCAGGGGCGTCGTTGAAGGTGAGGCCGGCGGTGTAGTGCTGCTGGTTTTGCTGGTACGTAAGGGCAATTACCTGATCCTGCCCGAACCGGTCGAACGAGAGGTGGCCGCCGGCTTTCACGTTGCCCTTTTCGTCTTTGTTGCCGGCGAAGATCAGCCCGCCGCACTCCTCGCCTTTGTCGTTGTAGAACAGCAGGCCGGGCACGTCGCGCTTGTTTTCCAGGTACTTGCCGTCGATGGTCATGCCCTTCGGGAAACGCTCTTTGTTCGACATCACCATTTTCACGGTGCCGTCGCGCTCCACCACGTTGATGCGCTCCACCGATATTTCGGCAAAGCGCTGCGGCTTATCGGGCTTGCCGAAGGCGAACAACAAACCGAGGGCGGGTAGCAGCGTGGTAGCGGCGGCGTAGGTTTTCAGCAGTTTCACGTCGCGCTGGAGTTTGGCAGTGGGGTTCATGGCGTGGGGTTGTTTTTGGGTGATTGGATGCCCAAAACTGGCCCCTGGCACCGCCGGATGCAGGCGAAATCGGGTGAGTGCCGGAAAAAGCGTGGGAGTGTGGGGAAAATAAGGGCCGAACTACCTGCCGGGGTTGGCAACGGCGACTCGTATCTTGGCTTATGCTTTTGCTTGTGCTCGTTGCCCAACTGCTGACGGCGTTTATCCCGCCCTCTCCGGCCCCGTCAATTGCCGCCCGACGGCCGCTGGCTTATTCGCTCCTGATCGAATCCAAACCCGACATGGGGCGCACGGCGTTTCTTATCCGGGTGCAGCGCGGCCCGCGCGTCACTAAGCTGGTATACGCGCGTCGCGACAGCATCAAGCGTTATTCCGACCCGGTGCAAGACAGCCTGATTCGTGAACTAAAGGCCATGTCAGCTGCTAACCCGCAGCTCCCTGGCTTAATACACGCCGCCGGCAGCCGCCTGATTGAAAACCAACGGCGCTACGGGGCATATACCCAAGACAGCATTACGCTAAAGAACGCTTGGGCCTCCAACCGAGCCTATATAGCCCTGCTCGATTCGGTTTTTCGGGCCGACGACGCGGCTTTTCGGGATTACGGCTCGGCGCGAACGGTGAATGGCCGGCACTCCGTGGTGCTTCATGCCACCGCTTACCGGCTGTACCGGCAGGCAACTGGCCTACCCGAGCGCAAAGCGTATATGACGGCGCCCGATTCGCACACGAATCCGCTTTTCGTGCGGCTGCTGACGCAAACCCTGGCGCTATACCGCCACAACCACCCCGATTCGTTTATGGCCCCGCGCTATACCCGTGATTATTGAGTAAGCCCCACCGCCTGCTACCTTCCCCGCCCCAACTGCTACTCTTGCCTCATGGATCAGCGCATCATCAACCTCTTCGACGAATACACCCACCGGCCTCTTACCCGCAAGGAGTTTATGGAGCGGCTGCTGAAGCTCACGGGCAGCATGGCCATTGCCATGTCGGCGCTGTCGGTGCTCGACCCCGGCTACGCCGCAGCGGCCACCGTGCCCGAAGATGACAAAGACCTGTTGAGCGAAGAAGTAAGCTGGCCCGGCGAAGGCGGCACCACGATGAAGGGCTATCTGGTGCGCCCCAAAGGCAAGAAGAAGCGCGGCGCCGTGGTGGTTATCCACGAAAACCGCGGGCTCACGCCGCACATCAAAGACGTAACGCGCCGCGTGGCCAAAGCCGGCTACCTGGCCCTAGGTGTCGATGCGCTGTCGGCGTTTGGGGGCACGCCCACCGACGAAGACAAAGGCCGCGAGCTGATCGGTAAGCTCGATGCGCAGCAGAACCTAAGCAACTACCTGCGCGGCCTGGAGTACCTCCGCTCCCGCCCCGATAGCAACGGCCGCACCGGCTGCGTGGGCTTCTGCTGGGGCGGCGCCATGGCCAACCAACTCGCCGCCAACGACTCCAAGCTGAACGCCGCCGTGGCTTACTACGGCCGCCAACCCGATACTGCTGCTGCGGCCAACATCAAAGCCCACCTGATGATGCACTACGCCGGCCAGGATGAGCGCGTAAATGCTGGCATGGCTACCTGGGAGCAAGCCCTGAAAGCCGCCGGCGTGCAGTACGAGCAGTTTGTGTACGAGGGCGCCCAGCATGCTTTCAACAACGACTCTTCGCCGGCCCGCTACAACGAGGCTGCCGCTAAGCTGGCCTGGGAACGAACGTTGCTGCTGTTTAAGGAGCAGTTGGTATGAGCCAACCTTCTGAAGCACCGGAGCATCTCATTGGTGTTGGTTTTTGGTATAGCTTTTACGAACCAGACTTGCCCGCACCTTCTCAATTCGTGGATGAGCACTGGTCAACTGAGGAAAGGAGAAAGGTATTAAGCTACCTGCAACAAGGACATAAATTAATCTATTGGGCAGGCTATAGCTGGTGCCGCTTTCAATGTGGCGAACCAGATGGCAATATGGGCGCTGCCGACCTTACCGACGGCACCTATTGCTGGCCCGAAGGATTGGCCCACTACATAGAACGCCATCATGTAAAGCTTCCAGAGCATATCGTTGCACACATTTTGAGTCAACCCAGCTTTCCTGATTTAGCTGCTGCCTTAGTTCCGGAATCTATTCCTGTTGATATCTCTTGGTGGAAGACACAACGTGGTTGGCAGCCTGCCAATGGTTGCTCACCTTTTTGGTTTAAATCGCGAAAGGAAACACAAGATTTTATGCGTCGCTTGGACCGCAATGCTCTCGATTTTGGCCCACAAACGGATGAGACTGAAGTAGCGCGTGCGAAACTTCTCCAAGCACTGCGGCAAGAGCTACAATAAAACACCCGGCCAGCTCTATTAAGCTGGTCGGGTGTTTTAACATCCTGCTACTAAGACTTCGTTTACGACTTCGGCTGGGCAGCTTGGGGCTGGGCTTTGCGCGGCAACTTAGGGCAACGCCCTATCAGCGCATCACCTCGATGCGCCCTTTGTATTGCCGCTTGGTTATAGGGTTATCGAGTATGTAGTAATACACCCCATCGGGTTGCCCTTCGGCACGCCAGCCGTTGTCGTAGCTGTCTTGACGGAAAACCTCGCGCCCCCAGCGGTTAAAAATGCGGATGCTGAATGCCTTTGCGTTCAAGCCCTTAACCACGAAAGTCTCGTTCTTGTTGTCGTTGTTGGGGGTAATGGCGTTGGGCAATTCAACGGGGCACCGCGCGTCGGTTATTTCTATTTCAGCGGTGCTTACGCAGCCATTGGCGGTTACCTCCACGGTGTACTTGCCGGGGTTCAGCACTTCGTACGTGGGGTTGGTGGAGCCATCCTGCCAGCGGTAGGTGGCACCTGCGCGCTGCGGTTCGGGGCGCAACACCAAGCCCCGGTCCATGCAAATTGTGGTATCGCGACCTAGGGAAATGATGGGCGAAGCTTGGTAACCGACGCGGATCGTATCGGAACTGACGCAGCCCTGCGGCGAAGTAACCTGCACCCAATACTTGCCTGCTTGGGTGGCGGTAAAGGTTGGCTGCGTCGAGCCATCTTGCCACAAATAACTGGTACGGTCGGGTTGGGTGCCGGGGCTTAGCGTAACCGGTTGCCCGGGGCACACCAGCTGTTCGGGCCCGAGTTGCGCGTTGGGTGGCGGCGATATGGTTACGAGCTGCGTGCTGGTGTACTGCACGCCGGTTGTCAGCACCACCTCCAGGGTTACTTTGTACGTGCCTAAGGCCCGGTACGTGTGGCTAACCGAGGTACCCGTAGCCGTGTTGCTGCCCCCCGAGGCTGGCTCGCCAAAGTCCCAGGTGGCCGATGCAATGCTTAGGGCCGGCGTAAGGCTGGCCGCGAAGTTTGCTGTAGTGCTGACGCAAAACGGGCCGTTGTTGAAGGTGAGGTAGGGCGAACGGGGGAAGGCGTTGGGGAAGTTGGGCAGGCTCCGCGTGCCGGTGCGCGAAGCCAACGATACCCCGTTGATTTCCAGGTTGCAGGCCAATGCGCCTCGGGCATTTGGGTTCTGAATGACACCCAGCCAGGGGCTGTCGAAAAAGGCCACGTAAACGCGGCCGTCGGGGCCGGGCAGCAGGGCCCCGGGCCGGCGCGTGGCCATGGGTATGCGTTGGGCCGAGGCATAGATTTCCATAGCCGTGGGCAGCGCTACATCCAGCTGAAACAGCGCTACCACCTGCAGCGGCGTGCGCGGCATGTTCGAGAACATCGACACGTAGAGCCGCGAGCCGTCGGGCGAAAACGCCAGGCCGTACGTGGGCTTTTTCGGGACCAGCATGGGCAGCCGCGTTACGCCGGTTACCTGCCCGGTGGCTTTGTCGAAATCGAACAGGCAGATGTGCCCGTTGATGGTGGTGGCGATTTTGGTGCCCTGCTTGTTGGCCACCATGTAACTCGATTCCTGCAGGTGCCCATAGCGGCTGCTGTCGACGGGGCCAATGCTGCTGATGATGGGCGCACCAACGCCCGCCGGCGACACCAGCGACGCGTAAAAGCGGGAGTTCAATAGCCCGTGCGTTACAACCCACGTATCGCGGCCGTTGGCGTGCAAAATGCCGGTGAGGCGCTCCGTCATGCGGGCGGTTGGCAACTGGGCCATCACGTTGCGGCTCACGGCCCCCAGGCCGCTTTGCTGGGCCATATCCACGAGGTAGTAGTAGGGCCCGGCAGCCCCCAGCTCCTCGCCCATGGTGAACAGGAAATACTGCCTGGCGCGCCCCGGATGCTGCACGATGAGGGCGCCTTGCGTGGCCGAGGGGTTGCCCAACAGCTGCTGGCCGTTGAGCATGGGTTGGTGGCGCGCGTTCCAGACGCTGCGCCCGTCGGTGTAGAACTGCAAGGCCCCCGTTGAGTCGGATACAATGGCGCAGTTTTCGAAAGCGGCCATGGCGTTGGAGCGCACCGAGCTGGGGCCTCCGCCCGTAAAGCCAATGCCGGCCTGGCGCCCGAAAAACCAGTAGTTATCGGGGCCGCGTTGGGCGCCGGCCAGCGCGGGCCAGCAGAGCATCAGCCACATCAGCAGCCTGCTGGCGCCGGGTAATTGCTGGGGTTGCGTAAATAGGCGGGGTAGTGCTGCTGGCATGTATTGCTCGGGTAAACTCATAAACAGTAATGCCCTGGCGCGACGCCGGCTTTGCTGAGCTGCTGCCGCCCACGGGCCCCCTCGTCGGCAAAAGCCGGTTCTGACCTAGGGCCTCCGTGGTAGTTAAGCGCCCAAAAGGCCCGCGGGCAAAGCGGCCTTCAGCCACATAAAGGCTTGGATAGTGCTGCCTCGGGCCAAAGTACGCGGTGCCGGCCAAGCCGCCGAAGGCACCACATCAATATGTGAGGCTGCGCCCGGGCGGGCCCTGGGTAGTACAACGCCCCGCTCGCGGTGCGGAGCGGGGCGTTGCTTTGATTCCCTAGGTGCTTGCCTTACGATTTCGGCTGGGGAGCTTGCGGCAGGGCTTTGCGCGGCAGCTTTTGGTCGCGCATGGCGGTGTTGTACACAAACGTGGCCACGATTACCGAGGCCTGCTTGAGGTCGTCGGGTTGCAGGCGCTCGTAGGTATCCTGGTTGGTGTGGTGGGTGCGGGTGTTGTAGTCGAGGCCGTCCTGGATAAACTGGAAGCCGGGCAGGCCTACGGCGTCGAAGGCGAGGTGGTCGGTGCCGCCGGTGTTGCGCGGCGTAACGGTGGTAGCGCCCATATCGGCGAAGGGCTTCAGCCACTCGGCAAAGATGGGCTGCACGCCCTCGTTGCCTTGCGCGTAGATGCCGCGGATTTTGCCCGAGCCGTTATCGAGATTGAAGTAGCCGGCCAGCTTCTCGTGGGCGGGCAGCAGCTTCATGGTGGCGGGGTCGGCAAAGTTGTTTTTCACATAGTTGCGCGAGCCGTGCAGGCCCTGCTCCTCTTCGCCCCACAAGGCAATGCGAATGGTGCGGCGCGGCTTGGCGCCCACGGCTTTCAGGATGCGCACGGCCTCCATCATCACGGCGCAGCCGGCAGCGTTGTCGGTGGCGCCGGTGGCGGCGTGCCACGAGTCGATGTGGGCACCGAGCATCACCACCTCGCTTTTCAGCTTTTTATCGGTGCCCGGGATTTCGGCCACCACGTTGTAGCCGCGCAGGTCCTGGGTCTGGAACTTGGTTTTGGTGTCCATTTCTACCTCCACCGGGATGCCGGCCTCTACCAGGCGAATCAGGCGCAGCTGGTCTTCGGGCGACATCTCGATTTCGGGCAGCACGGGCTTGGCATCGGCGGCATAGGGCGCGCCGTTGGAGGTGAAGAACGTGCCGTGCGAACCGCCGCGGGTGCTGAGCACGGCCGCGGCGCCCTCCTGCATAAACAGCTCGGCCATTTTGGTGCGCAAAGCCAGGCGGGCGCGGTAAGCGGCCATGGCATCGTCGTTGCCTTGGCGCGCGGGGCGGGCTTCGGCCGGGGCGGCCATCTTCTGCAGCTCCTCGTCGGTGTGGCGCTTGGCATCGGCCGTGAAGGTGGTTTTCGGCTCCGAGGCTACTTCCGTCAGCACGATTTTGTCGCGCAGCTGGCCTTTGTACTTGTCGAGGTCGGCTTCGGTAGCGGCTTTCACCAGCACAATCTGCTTTTTGATGGCGCCGTTGGTGCCGGGCGTCCAGGCTTTGGGCGCGCCAATCATGGCGTGGTAGTAGGGCGCCGTCATGGCCACGTACGACTTCTCGATGTCCCAGCCGCGGCCGAACTCGCCCCAGGGCTCCACCTTCGCATTCGCGAGGCCCCATTGGGCCATTTGCTTTTGCGTCCAGTCGTGGGCGCGCTTCAGGCCCTCGGAGCCGGCCAGGCGCGGGCCGCTTACATCGGTGAGGTAAAAGGCGGTTTTCATCACCTGCGAGCGGTTCAGGCCTTCGTCCTTGATTTTGGCAATCATGGCCTGATCGACCTTTTCGGCTTGCTGCGCCAGCGCGGGGGCGGCCGCGCTCAGGCCGTAAGCCACGGCCAGGTACACGAGTTTCTGCATCGGAAGGGTGCGTGAAGGGTTGGGGGGTGACGGGCTAAAGAAACACGATATGGACGAGGTTTGGGCCGGTACGTTGCGTGGCGCAACTGCCTGCCTATCTTTCCCCTCGATTTTATCTTTCCCTGCTGTCATGCCTGCCTCGTATCCGTGAAAACGCTCCTTACCCTACTGCTGCTCGTGCTGGCTTTTGTGCCCGCCCGCGCTCAAGCCCCCGATAGCAGCTACGCCGCCAAAATGCGCGCCCCGGGCGTGCAAATGGTCTCCATCGATGGCAAGTACAAGGTCTGGACGCAGCGCGTGGGCCAGGGCAAGATAAAGCTGCTGGTGCTGCACGGCGGCCCCGGCAATACCCACGAGTACTTCGAGAACTTTCCGGAGCACCTGGCCCAGGAGGGCGTGGAGCTGTACTACTACGACCAGCTCAACTCGTACCACTCCGACAAAACGCCCGACAAAGACGTGTGGCGCATTGCCCGCTTTGTGGAGGAGGTGGAGCAGGTGCGCCAGGCCCTAGGTCTGGACAGCTTTTACCTGCTCGGGCACTCGTGGGGCGGCATGCTGGCGCTGGAGTACGCCAGCAAGTACCCGCAGCACATCAAAGGCCTGATTACCTCCAACATCGGCTACAAAGCCACGGTGTTCAACAAGCACCGCTACTCCCAGTACGCCGACATTATCCGGCGCCACTCGGCCAAGGAAGGCAAAACAATAGCCGGCCTCGATACCATGGGGTTGGTGGCGCTTTCGCCGTACATCACGCCGGCCGTAACCAAGGAGTTCCGGAGCCTGCATATGATGCGCCTGCCGCAAGAGCCGCCCACGTTTACGCGCAGCCAGGCGCATATTACCCGCACCTACGCCGGCCACTTTATGCCCTACATGCTGGCCTGGGATTTCAGCGAGCGGCTGACCAGCATCAAACTGCCTACGCTCATCATTGGCTCCAAGCACGACTTCGTTCCGGTGGCCGACATCGAGTATATGCAGCGGCGCATCCCCGACAGCCAGCGTTACATCTGCCCCGAAGGCTCGCACTACGCCATGTGGGACGACCCCAAGCACTACTTCCCGGCCCTGATTAAGTTTCTGCGGAAAACGGAGCGCAAAGGCTAGCCCGCGCGGCACAGCCCTAGGTGCGCGCCGGTCTGCGCCATCCAAGCAGCATCATGGAGAACAAGTCGCCCCACATTCTCAACACCTCTGCCAACCTGATGGGGCTGTGCTTTATCGTGCTTACCTCGCTCAAGGTAAATGCATTGGCCGTGGGCTCGGTTATCGACGATTTCACGGCCCTGGCCACGTTGCTGTTCATCACCAGCAGCATCCTGTCGTTTCTGTCGATGCGCAGCTCGGGGCATCGTAGCGGGGTGTACGAGCGCGTGGCCGAGGTAATTTTCCTGGGCGGCCTGGTGCTCGTGTTCGTTACCATTGCGCTCATCAGCCTGAACTTTATCCGCTAGCCGCCGGCCGTCGGCAAAGGCCAAACCCGCATTGGCCCAACGTTCCGGCAGTTGCCGGCGGCCACGCCGGCCCTAGGTGGCCCGGCCCCAGGCAGCACCCAACACCTCCCCCCCACCGCATGGACGCTTATGCCTTAACCTTCGATGCCTTCGATAAGATGGCGCAGGCCTATCAGGATCGGTACATGGAGCTTGATTTGTACAACGATACCTACGCTGCGTTTTGCGCCTTGCTGCCCCAGCCCCACGCGCGCATTCTGGAGCTTGGCTGCGGCCCCGGCAACATTACGCGCTACCTGCTGGCCCGCCGCCCCGATTATCGCATTACCGCTACCGACGTAGCCCCGGCTATGGTGCAGCTGGCCCGGCAAAACAACCCCACGGCCACGTGCCAGCTGCTCGATTGCCGCGCCCTCGGCCAGCTATCCGAGCAGTACGAAGGCATTGTGTGCGGCTTTTGCCTGCCCTACCTCTCGCGGGCCGATTGCGCCAGGCTGATACACGACTGCGCTGCCCGGCTTACCGATGCGGGCGTGCTGTACCTCAGCGCCATCGAGGGCGACTACCAGCAATCCGGCTTCGAAAGCTCGAGCAACGGGCAGCACAAAGCCTACGTGTACTACCACCAGGAGGCCTACCTGCGCGAGCAGCTAGCCCGCAACGGCTTTGCCGTGGCCGGGCTCGTGCGCAAGCACTTCGGCCGGCCCGATGGCACGCCCTCGGTGCATCTTATCATCATCGCCCAGCTCGCAGGCGCGAGCAGCAAATAAGAAAGAGCGTTGTGCCGGGCACAACGCTCTTTTGTTGGCAGCCCGGCGGCTCGGCTACCGGGTGCGGCAGGCCCTGGGTTAGCTAACCGTAGGCGGGTTGCGGGGCGTGCCGGCCGGTGCGCCCCCGGCCAGCTGCGTTACCATATCGTCGAGAATGTCCTTGCCGTAGCCGATGCGGTTGGCGTATTCCAGGCACAGGCCGTATTCGCGCGGGTCAATCTGGCCGTCCTGCAGCATCATCTGCACCAGGGTTTGCAGTTCCAGGGTGCGCTGCAGCCCTTCCGAAGCCACAATGAAGCTGAGCACGTTGAGGTTGTCGGCAATGGGGTTCACGTCGTCGGGCGTCAGGCCCAGGCGTTGGCCAATCTGCACCAAAAAGTCGCCTTCTTGTTTGTCGAGGCGGCCGTCGGCGGCGGCTACCAGCACCAGGTTCTGAAAGAAGGCCAGTTTTTTCTGTTGGGTATCGAGCAGCTGTTCAAGCTCTTTCGGATGCTGCATGGCTGTGCGTAGTCAGGAGTGTTGGGGAACTGAATTTTGAAGCCCACCTGCGGCCAGGCGGCTTCTCATTCAACGCGCCGCTACCGGGAAGGTTGGCCCACGCACCCGAAGCTCGACACTTGCCTGGGTGGGTTTTCAAAAGTCTGACGAGCACCGGCCGCCACCCGTTTATCACGCTGATTTTCCTGCAGTAAACAGGAAATCATCGCATCAGCAGAACCGCTTTTCGGGCTTTGTAAAGTCTGAAATCACCCGATTATGTGAGCCGGCCGCACCCCCAACAGTAGTAATATTGGCTACTGCTTCAGCACCTCCACACCAACCAACATCAACCCCAACACCGCCGCCATGAACCGACAACCTTCAACCGCTTTTATAGGTGCCTCCTGGGCTGCGCTGCTCATTGGCATCATGGCCTACAACGTAGGCCTCTGGAACGC
The sequence above is drawn from the Hymenobacter sp. YIM 151858-1 genome and encodes:
- a CDS encoding proline iminopeptidase-family hydrolase — its product is MKTLLTLLLLVLAFVPARAQAPDSSYAAKMRAPGVQMVSIDGKYKVWTQRVGQGKIKLLVLHGGPGNTHEYFENFPEHLAQEGVELYYYDQLNSYHSDKTPDKDVWRIARFVEEVEQVRQALGLDSFYLLGHSWGGMLALEYASKYPQHIKGLITSNIGYKATVFNKHRYSQYADIIRRHSAKEGKTIAGLDTMGLVALSPYITPAVTKEFRSLHMMRLPQEPPTFTRSQAHITRTYAGHFMPYMLAWDFSERLTSIKLPTLIIGSKHDFVPVADIEYMQRRIPDSQRYICPEGSHYAMWDDPKHYFPALIKFLRKTERKG
- a CDS encoding T9SS type B sorting domain-containing protein → MPAALPRLFTQPQQLPGASRLLMWLMLCWPALAGAQRGPDNYWFFGRQAGIGFTGGGPSSVRSNAMAAFENCAIVSDSTGALQFYTDGRSVWNARHQPMLNGQQLLGNPSATQGALIVQHPGRARQYFLFTMGEELGAAGPYYYLVDMAQQSGLGAVSRNVMAQLPTARMTERLTGILHANGRDTWVVTHGLLNSRFYASLVSPAGVGAPIISSIGPVDSSRYGHLQESSYMVANKQGTKIATTINGHICLFDFDKATGQVTGVTRLPMLVPKKPTYGLAFSPDGSRLYVSMFSNMPRTPLQVVALFQLDVALPTAMEIYASAQRIPMATRRPGALLPGPDGRVYVAFFDSPWLGVIQNPNARGALACNLEINGVSLASRTGTRSLPNFPNAFPRSPYLTFNNGPFCVSTTANFAASLTPALSIASATWDFGEPASGGSNTATGTSVSHTYRALGTYKVTLEVVLTTGVQYTSTQLVTISPPPNAQLGPEQLVCPGQPVTLSPGTQPDRTSYLWQDGSTQPTFTATQAGKYWVQVTSPQGCVSSDTIRVGYQASPIISLGRDTTICMDRGLVLRPEPQRAGATYRWQDGSTNPTYEVLNPGKYTVEVTANGCVSTAEIEITDARCPVELPNAITPNNDNKNETFVVKGLNAKAFSIRIFNRWGREVFRQDSYDNGWRAEGQPDGVYYYILDNPITKRQYKGRIEVMR
- a CDS encoding dienelactone hydrolase family protein, with the translated sequence MDQRIINLFDEYTHRPLTRKEFMERLLKLTGSMAIAMSALSVLDPGYAAAATVPEDDKDLLSEEVSWPGEGGTTMKGYLVRPKGKKKRGAVVVIHENRGLTPHIKDVTRRVAKAGYLALGVDALSAFGGTPTDEDKGRELIGKLDAQQNLSNYLRGLEYLRSRPDSNGRTGCVGFCWGGAMANQLAANDSKLNAAVAYYGRQPDTAAAANIKAHLMMHYAGQDERVNAGMATWEQALKAAGVQYEQFVYEGAQHAFNNDSSPARYNEAAAKLAWERTLLLFKEQLV
- a CDS encoding TerB family tellurite resistance protein; translation: MQHPKELEQLLDTQQKKLAFFQNLVLVAAADGRLDKQEGDFLVQIGQRLGLTPDDVNPIADNLNVLSFIVASEGLQRTLELQTLVQMMLQDGQIDPREYGLCLEYANRIGYGKDILDDMVTQLAGGAPAGTPRNPPTVS
- a CDS encoding class I SAM-dependent methyltransferase, with product MDAYALTFDAFDKMAQAYQDRYMELDLYNDTYAAFCALLPQPHARILELGCGPGNITRYLLARRPDYRITATDVAPAMVQLARQNNPTATCQLLDCRALGQLSEQYEGIVCGFCLPYLSRADCARLIHDCAARLTDAGVLYLSAIEGDYQQSGFESSSNGQHKAYVYYHQEAYLREQLARNGFAVAGLVRKHFGRPDGTPSVHLIIIAQLAGASSK
- a CDS encoding M28 family metallopeptidase; this translates as MQKLVYLAVAYGLSAAAPALAQQAEKVDQAMIAKIKDEGLNRSQVMKTAFYLTDVSGPRLAGSEGLKRAHDWTQKQMAQWGLANAKVEPWGEFGRGWDIEKSYVAMTAPYYHAMIGAPKAWTPGTNGAIKKQIVLVKAATEADLDKYKGQLRDKIVLTEVASEPKTTFTADAKRHTDEELQKMAAPAEARPARQGNDDAMAAYRARLALRTKMAELFMQEGAAAVLSTRGGSHGTFFTSNGAPYAADAKPVLPEIEMSPEDQLRLIRLVEAGIPVEVEMDTKTKFQTQDLRGYNVVAEIPGTDKKLKSEVVMLGAHIDSWHAATGATDNAAGCAVMMEAVRILKAVGAKPRRTIRIALWGEEEQGLHGSRNYVKNNFADPATMKLLPAHEKLAGYFNLDNGSGKIRGIYAQGNEGVQPIFAEWLKPFADMGATTVTPRNTGGTDHLAFDAVGLPGFQFIQDGLDYNTRTHHTNQDTYERLQPDDLKQASVIVATFVYNTAMRDQKLPRKALPQAPQPKS